In Mesotoga sp. UBA6090, the genomic stretch CTGGGGCCCGGTCAGCAACGTTTCCAGGGAGTGCGTTACCGAGATCGTCAAGATTGACGGCAATTTCATGTCGTTTCTGGGAGAGCGCATAGAAGTAATGCCTATGATAGGCGTTATCGGAAACTCTCCGGCCGAAGGTTCCGTTTCCTGTACGACTCCGGGAAGTCATGGTGGAAACCTCGACACAAAAAACATAACGGCCGGTTCAAGAGTATATCTTCCGGTCTTTGTGAAGGGAGGGAATCTTTCCCTCGGTGACGTTCATGCGAGGATGGGGGACGGAGAAGTCGGCGGTACAGGCGTTGAGATAAGAGCTAAAGTGAAGCTTACTGTGGATATAGATAAAATGCCCGTGGACAGTCCCACGGTCGAAAACGAGGAGGCCTTCTATCTTCTCTTCAGTGCGAAGACACTGGAAGAAGCAAGCCATGGAGCAGTTAAGAGAGCGATTCAATTCATTGCCGACTGGAAGTCTATTCCCGAAGAGAAGGCTTACATGCTTACAAGTATTGCCTGTGATTTGATGATAAGTCAAGTAGTGAATCCTCTCGTAACGGTAAGGGTAA encodes the following:
- a CDS encoding acetamidase/formamidase family protein, translating into MLRRIGRDRVVYDMSPEHKPVLEVSPGDTVIVETEDCFCHRIVSESQTVGGDFDFSHVNPATGPVSVRGALPGDTLVVSIENIELDEQGVVETCPFWGPVSNVSRECVTEIVKIDGNFMSFLGERIEVMPMIGVIGNSPAEGSVSCTTPGSHGGNLDTKNITAGSRVYLPVFVKGGNLSLGDVHARMGDGEVGGTGVEIRAKVKLTVDIDKMPVDSPTVENEEAFYLLFSAKTLEEASHGAVKRAIQFIADWKSIPEEKAYMLTSIACDLMISQVVNPLVTVRVKVPKEIL